A region of the Candidatus Methylomirabilis oxygeniifera genome:
CACCTCTTTGATCCGAATCCGCTCGTTCACCCGAACACTTCTACTGATGGATCTTCCCTCCTTCAGATGAAGCCGGCACGGCAACCCTCAGAGCCGGCTTGAGTTCCTCTTGAATCGCGGCCGCGAATTGATCGATCGGCATCACGCCCATATCTCGCCCGCCGCGCCCTCGCACCGAGACAGCGCCTGAAGTCGCTTCTTTTTCCCCTACTACAAGGATATAGGGGGTTTTCTGCATCTCCGCATCTCGAATCTTGTAGCCGACCTTTTCGTTCCGTACATCCGTTTCCGTACGTATCCCTGCAGCCCTGAGTTGCTCGGAGACCTGCTGGGCGTACGGCTGGAAACGATCCGCCACCGGCACCAGTCGCGCCTGTACCGGCGCAAGCCAGGTCGGGAAGGCGCCTGCATGATGTTCGACCAATACCCCGAAAAACCGCTCCAACGATCCAAGAATTGCGCGGTGGACCATGAAGGGTCGATGCGGTCGATTGTCCTCCCCGACATAGGTGATGTCGAAGCGTTCCGGCAGGTTAAAATCGAACTGGACTGTCGTGCACTGCCAGGCGCGGCCCAAGGCGTCTCTCACCTTAAGATCGATTTTCGGACCATAGAAGGCACCGCCCCCGTCGTCAATCTGATAGGCGAGGCCGGCATCGTCGGCCGCCCGGCGCAACGCCTCGGTCGCATCGTTCCAGAGTTCCTGATCCCCGATCGCCTTCTCCGGTCGCGTAGCGATATAGGCGTCGTACCGATCAAAACCAAAGCTGCTCAGAAAGGCCAGGCTGAAACTGACAGCACGGGCTACCTCGCTCACCATCTGCTGCGGCGTGCAGAAGATGTGCGCGTCATCCTGCGTAAACCCTCGAACGCGAAGGAGCCCATGCAGGACTCCGGCGCGCTCGAAGCGATAGACCGTTCCCAGTTCGGCGAACCGTACCGGCAGCTCCCGGTAGCTGTGGACCTTGGACTGAAATAGTTTGATATGGAAGGGACAGTTCATCGGCTTGACATAATAGTCATTCCCTTCCATCTCCATTCTCGGATACATGAACTCCTGATAAAAGTCAAGATGCCCGCTGGTCTCCCACAACGTCGCCCGGCCGACGTGCGGGGTATAGACGAGATCATAGCCGTTCTTCAGATGCTGCTCGCGCCACAGATCCTCAATCAGCTTCCGGACCAACGCCCCTTTCGGATGCCACAGGACGAGCCCACCGCCGATCTCATCATGCACGCTGAAGAGCTCCAACTCACGGCCCAGACGCCGATGGTCGCGACGCTTCGCCTCCTCCAGAAGAAACAGGTGCGCCTCAAGCGCCTCCTGCGTTGGAAAGGCGATCCCGTAGATTCGGGTCAGCATCGGTCGCCGCTCATCGCCCCGCCAGTAGGCGCCGGCCAAATGGGTCAGTCTGAAAAACCGAACCACCGACGTATCCAGGACGTGGGGACCGCGGCAGAGATCGATGAAATCGCCGGTCGTGTAGAAGCTGGCCCGCTGCGCTGCCGGGTCTACCTCGTGCTCCAGCTCGTCCTCCTGGACGGGTCCGGATGGAGCCGTCACCCGGTCTCGAATAGTCTCCAGGAGTTCAATCTTATACGGCTGGTTCAGCGCCGCCACCTTCGCAATCGCCTCGTCCAGCGGTACCTCGCATCTGACGAACGGCAGCCGCTGCTCCGAGAGCTCGCGCATCGCGGCCTCAATGGCCGGCAGATCGTCCTGGGTCAGTGGGCGAGGCGGCTCAATGTCATAGTAAAAACCATCCTGGATAGCAGGACCGATGGCAAATTTTGAGCTGGGCAGAAGCTTCTGCACAGCGGCCGCCATCAGGTGGGCGGCGCTGTGCCTGAGCATCGACAGGCCTTCCGGCGACGTGATGCCGATTAACTCGACGCGAGCGTCTTCCTCG
Encoded here:
- the thrS gene encoding Threonyl-tRNA synthetase (Threonine--tRNA ligase) (ThrRS) (Evidence 2a : Function of homologous gene experimentally demonstrated in an other organism; PubMedId : 8031907; Product type e : enzyme), with protein sequence MSETRTQSIVVTLDDGRRHEFSSGVTVLAVLEAVDPAAKKEAIGANVNGRLVDLCSPIEEDARVELIGITSPEGLSMLRHSAAHLMAAAVQKLLPSSKFAIGPAIQDGFYYDIEPPRPLTQDDLPAIEAAMRELSEQRLPFVRCEVPLDEAIAKVAALNQPYKIELLETIRDRVTAPSGPVQEDELEHEVDPAAQRASFYTTGDFIDLCRGPHVLDTSVVRFFRLTHLAGAYWRGDERRPMLTRIYGIAFPTQEALEAHLFLLEEAKRRDHRRLGRELELFSVHDEIGGGLVLWHPKGALVRKLIEDLWREQHLKNGYDLVYTPHVGRATLWETSGHLDFYQEFMYPRMEMEGNDYYVKPMNCPFHIKLFQSKVHSYRELPVRFAELGTVYRFERAGVLHGLLRVRGFTQDDAHIFCTPQQMVSEVARAVSFSLAFLSSFGFDRYDAYIATRPEKAIGDQELWNDATEALRRAADDAGLAYQIDDGGGAFYGPKIDLKVRDALGRAWQCTTVQFDFNLPERFDITYVGEDNRPHRPFMVHRAILGSLERFFGVLVEHHAGAFPTWLAPVQARLVPVADRFQPYAQQVSEQLRAAGIRTETDVRNEKVGYKIRDAEMQKTPYILVVGEKEATSGAVSVRGRGGRDMGVMPIDQFAAAIQEELKPALRVAVPASSEGGKIHQ